The Pseudomonas benzenivorans region CTCGAACAGTTGCACGCCGAGACTCTGGGCGGCGGCGGCCTCGCCCAGGGCCAGGTTGAGCGGATGCAGGTGGCCGGAGCCCATGTCGATCAGGCCGCCGACATAGCGCGTGGAGCCGACCACCTCGCCCATCTGTTCGGCTTGCAGCAGGCGCAGTTCATGGCGGTAACCGAGGCTGCGCAGCTCCTCGGCGTCCTCGGCGAAGCCGGCCAGGTGGCTGGGTTTGTTGGCCAGGTCGCAGTAGCCCCAGGTCAGGTCGCAGTCGATAGAGAACTGCTCGACCCGGCGGCGGACGATCTCCACCGCCTCCAGGCCCATCAGCTTGAGCTGGCGCACGCCGTCGTTGCCGATCACCGGCTCGAACTGCTCGACGCCGTGGCCGACCCCGCGGATCAGCTGGCCGCCGTTGCGCCCGCTGGCGCCCCAGCCGACCTTGCGGGCCTCCAGCAGCACCACCGACAGGCCCTTCTGCGCCAGCTCGATGGCCGCGTTCAGCCCGGAGAAGCCGCCGCCGACCACGCAGACATCGGCACGCAACTCGCCGCCCAGGGGCGGGAAGTCCAGTTGACGATTGACGCTGGCGGCATAGTAGGAGGCGGCGTGCTGGGCGCTGTGGACCGGTTGGCGAACGCGGGCGTTCATGTGTGAAATCCTGATTATTGTGTTTGTAAAATTTTACGCAGCATAAGCGCGCTGTCCGCCTTTCGCCAAGGGGGGCGGGCAAAAAACTGGAATTTCGTCGGCATCGGCGTCGATCCAGCCGGTGCCGGTGCCGGTGCCGGCAGGGACGTCAGCGAGCGCCGGGCTGTGGCCGGGCGCTACTCCGGCACCGGCAGGGCCAGAGACTCCTTGACCTCCTCCATGACGATGTAGCTCTTCGACTCGCGCACGTGGGGCAGCTTGAGCAGGATGTCGCCGAGCAGCTTGCGGTAGCTGGCCATCTCGTTGATCCGCGCCTTCACCAGGTAATCGAAGTCGCCGGACACCAGGTGGCACTCCAGCACGTGGGGCAGCTTGAGCACGGCGCGGCGGAACTCCTCGAAGGTGTCGCCGGACTTGTAGTCCAGGCTGATCTCGACGAACACCAGCAGGCTGGCCTTGAGGTGCTGCGGATTGAGGCGGGCGTGGTAGCCCATGATGATGCCTTCGCGCTCCAGGCGGCGGACCCGCTCGGTGCAGGGCGTGGTGGACAGGCCGACCCGCTCGCCCAGCTCGGTGAAGGAAATGCGCCCGTCCTCCTGAAGGATGCGCAGGATATTGCGATCGATCTTGTCCAGTTCGCGACGGCTCTGGTGCTGGGTGCGCATGGGGGATGCCCCTCCGTGAAACGGGTTTTTGCCGAGAATTCTCGCCAAATATAGCGCTATATATAGTGAGAAGCACTGGCTGATGCTCAATATACTGCGCACATCAACTTCCCAGGCAACAAGTGTCAGCGCATAGTCGCGGCGAGGAGTGAAGAATGCGGGTTCTGGTGCTCGGCAGCGGTGTAATAGGTACGGTCAGCGCTTACTACCTGGCCCGTCAGGGCTTCGAGGTGGTGGTGGTCGACCGTCAGGCCGCTCCGGCCATGGAGACCAGCTTCGCCAACGCCGGTCAGGTGTCGCCCGGCTATGCCTCGCCCTGGGCCGCGCCGGGCGTGCCGCTGAAGGCCATCAAGTGGCTGCTGCAGAAGCATGCGCCGCTGGCGATCAAGGCCACCGCCGACATCGACCAGTACCTGTGGATGGCGCAGATGCTGCGTAACTGCACCGCCAGTCGCTACGCGGTGAACAAGGAGCGCATGGTGCGCCTGTCCGAGTACAGCCGCGACTGCCTCGACGAGCTGCGCGCCGAAACCGGCATCGCCTACGAAGGCCGCCGCCTGGGCACCACCCAGCTGTTCCGCACCCAGGCCCAGGTGGATAACGCCGCCAAGGACATCGCCGTGCTGCAGCAGTCCGGCGTGCCCTTCGAGCTGCTCGACCGAGACGGTATCGCCCGCGTCGAGCCGGCCTTGGCCAAGGTCAAGGACAAGCTGGCCGGTGCCCTGCGCCTGCCCAACGACCAGACCGGCGACTGCCAGCTGTTCACCACCAAGCTGGCCGAGATGGCCAAGCAGATGGGCGTCGAATTCCGTTTCGGCCAGGACATCCAGCGCCTGGATTTCGCCGGCGACCGGATCAACGGCGTGTGGATCGACGGTAAGCTGGAGACCGCCGACCGCTACGTGCTGGCCGTGGGCAGCTACAGCCCGCAGCTGCTCAAGCCGCTGGGCGTCCGGGCCCCGGTGTATCCGCTCAAGGGTTACTCGTTGACCCTGCCGATCGTCGATGCCGACATGGCGCCGGCCTCGACCATCCTCGACGAGACCTACAAGGTCGCCATCACCCGTTTCGACGATCGCATCCGCGTCGGCGGCATGGCCGAGATCGCCGGTTTCGACCTGAGCCTCAACCCGCGCCGGCGCGCGACCCTGGAGATGATCGTCGGTGACCTCTATCCCCAGGGCGGCGACCTCAGTCAGGTGGAGTTCTGGACCGGCCTGCGCCCGGCGACCCCGGACGGCACGCCGATCGTCGGCGCCACCAGCTTCCGCAACCTGTTCCTCAACACCGGTCACGGCACTCTGGGCTGGACCATGGCCTGCGGCTCCGGCCGTTTCCTCGCCGATCTGATGGCCAACAAGCGCCCGCAGATCAGCGCCGAAGGCCTGGATATCTTCCGTTACGGCAAGGCCCAGGAAGCCCCCAAGCATGTCAGCCCGGTGCCTGCGCACTGAGTCCCGCTAGCGAGTAGCCGTTGTCATCCTCCGGCCACGCATGCGACCTTGAATCCTGCTTGGCCCGGCTCTGCCGGGCCTTTTTATTCACCGTTCCCCGTCAAGAAGTGTGAGAACCATGCGTCCAGCCCGCGCCCTGATCGATCTGCAAGCCCTGCGTCACAACTACCAGTTGGCCCGCGATGTGGCAGGCGCCAAGGCGCTGGCGGTGATCAAGGCCGACGCCTACGGCCATGGCGCGGTGCGCTGTGCCCAGGCGCTGGAGGAGCAGGCCGACGGTTTCGCCGTGGCCTGCATCGAGGAGGCGTTGCAGCTGCGCGAGGCGGGCATTCGCGCGCCCATCCTGTTGCTCGAGGGCTTCTTCGAGGCCGAGGAGCTGGCGCTGATCGAGCAACATGACCTCTGGTGCGTGGTGCATGCCCAGTGGCAGATCGAGGCCATCGAGCGCACCGCCGTGGGCAAGCCGCTGACCCTCTGGCTGAAGATGGATTCGGGGATGCACCGGGTGGGCCTGGAGCCGGCCGAGTACCAGGCGGCCTACCGGCGCCTGCTGGCCAGCGGCAAGGTCGGCAAGATCGTGCTGATGAGCCACTTCGCCCGTGCCGACGAGCTGGACTGTCCGCGCAGCGAGGAGCAGCTGGCGGTGTTCGAGCAGGCCCGCCAGGGCCTGGCGGCGGAGATCAGCCTGCGCAACTCGCCGGCCGTGCTCGGCTGGCCCAGCATCCCCAGCGACTGGGTGCGCCCCGGCATCATGCTCTACGGCGCCACCCCCTTCGAGCAGGAGCAGGCCCTAGCCGCGCGCCTGCAGCCGGTGATGACCCTGGAATCGAAGATCATCAGCGTGCGCGAGCTGCCGGCCGGGGAACCGGTGGGCTACGGCGCGCGCTTCGTCACCGAGCGGCCGACCCGGGTCGGCGTGGTCGCCATGGGCTATGCCGACGGTTACCCGCGGCATGCGCCGACCGGCACGCCGGTGAGCATCGACGGCCGGCCCAGCCGGCTGATCGGCCGGGTGTCGATGGACATGCTCACCGTCGACCTCAGCGACCTGCCCCAGGCCGGCCTCGGCAGCCGGGTCGAGCTGTGGGGCAGGCAGGTGCTGGCCAGCGACGTGGCGATCCGCGCCGGCAGCATTCCCTATCAGCTGTTCTGCAACCTGCGCCGGGTGCCGCTGCTCTATTCCGGGGGCTGAAGCCATCGCCGGGCAGGATTTGCGATCGGGCTGTTGTAAATACTGAACGCTGTTGCCATGATACGGGCTCATTTTCCGCATCTTCCCCAGGGGGACTCCAGCATTGGACGTCGGTGTACGACTGCAATCCATTCGCAAACTCAAGGGCCTTTCCCAGCGTGAACTCGCCAAGCGCGCGGGCGTCACCAACAGCACCATCTCGATGATCGAGAAGAACAGCGTGAGCCCCTCGATCAGCTCGCTGAAGAAGGTGTTGGCAGGCATTCCCATGTCCCTGGTGGAGTTCTTCTCCCTGGAGATGGAGCAGGACAACCACACCCAGGTGGTCTACCGGGCCGGGGAGCTGATCGACATCTCCGACGGCGCGGTGACCATGAAGCTGGTCGGCAAGGCCCACCCGAGTCGGGCCATTTCCTTTCTCGACGAGACCTACCCGGTCGGCGCCGACACCGGCGACGAGATGTACGCCCATGACGGAGAGGAAGCCGGGATGCTGGTCGAGGGCCGCCTGGAGCTGACCGTGGGCAGCGAGGTGTTCATCCTCGAGCCGGGCGACAGCTACTACTTCGAGAGCAGCAAGCCCCACCGGTTCCGCAATCCCTTCGACGCGCCGGCGCGCCTGATCAGCGCCACCACCCCCGCGAATTTCTGAGGCCCGGGCCAATAACCCTGCGACAATCTGGGTTGTTTCGGCCCGGCGGGCTTCCCGTTATACTGTCGCCCGCTCGCGAAACCGTGGCCGCGGGCGTGACTAGCCACGATGAGGGTGTATCCGTGAACCTAATTAGCAAGATGCTGGTGGCCCCGGCCGCCGTATTGGCCCTGTGGGCAGTGACTGCGCAGGCCGCGACCAACGACGAGATCGCCGCGCGCCTCAAGCCGGTCGGCGAAGTCTGCGTGATGGGCGAGGAATGCAAGGGCGTCGAGGCGGTCGCAGCTAGCGCCGGCGGCGGCGCGCGCACCGCCGACGACATCGTCGCCAAGCACTGCGGCGCCTGTCACAGCGCCGGCGTACTGGGCGCGCCGAAGATCGGCGACACCGCCGCCTGGCAGGCGCGCGCCACCAATGGCATCGATGGCCTGCTGGCCCATGCCATCTCCGGCCTCAACGCCATGCCGCCGAAAGGCACCTGTGGCGACTGCTCGGACGACGAGCTGCGCGGCGCCATCGAGAAGATGTCCGGCCTGTAAGGCGACGCTGCCGTGCCGAAAAGCCGCCCTCGGGCGGCTTTTTGCATTCTCCCGCCCGGCGTTGCAGCAAAACCGCCCGGCGCGCAGTCAAACCTGACATTGCCAGGGAGGTCGTCGGGAGGTGCCAGATGCCGGAGCCGTGTTCCATCGAGCAGGCCGTCGATCGCGTGCTGGGTAGCATCGAGGGTCCCATCCGCCTGGGGCTGCCCTTGGGCCTGGGCAAGCCGAACCGCTGGGTCAATGCCCTGTACGCGCGCATCAAGCAGCTGCCGGAGCGCCAGCTGACCATCTACACCGCGCTGTGCCTGGGCCGCCCACGGGCCAGCCAGGAGTTGCAGCGACGCTTTCTCGAGCCCTTCGTCGCGCGGGTCTACGGCGACTATCCCGAGCTGGACTTCCTCGCCGACCTGCATGACGACCTGGTGCCGGCCAACGTGCGCATCGAGCAGTTCTTCCTCGAGCCGGGCAGCCTGCTGGACAGCCCGGCGGCGCAGTACGACTACAACAGCTGCAACTACAGCCAGGTCGCCCGCGACCTCGATGCCAAGGGGGTCAACCTGATCGCCCAGCTGGTCGCCCGGGACCCGCAACGCCCGCGGCACTTCAGCCTGAGCTGCAACCCGGACATCAGCCTCGACCTGCTGCCCCTGCTGGCCAAGCGTCGCGCGGCCGGCGACAGCATCCTGTGCCTGGCCCAGGTGCACGATGAGCTGCCGTACATGACCGGGCCGGCGGAAGTCTCCCGCGACTGTTTCGACCTGGTGCTGCGGGAGTCTGAGTGCGGCCCGCTGTTTTCCATGCCGAACCTGCCGGTGACCCTGCAGGATCAGTGCATCGGTCTGCATGCCAGCAGCCTGGTGCGTGACGGCGGCACCCTGCAGATCGGCATCGGCGCCCTGGGCGATGCGCTGACCGCCGCGCTGCTGGCGCGCCACACCGACAATGCGGCCTACCGCGCCGGACTGGAGGCGTTGCAGGGAGGCCTGTGGGGCGCGCAGATCGCCGCCATCGGTGGCCAGGGCCCCTTCGCCGAGGGCCTGTACGGCTGCAGCGAGATGTTCGTCAACGGCCTGCTGGCCCTGGCCGAGGCCGGGGTGTTGCGCCGCCGCGTCTACCCGGAGCTGCGTCTGCAGCAACTGGCCGCCGCCGGCGGGTTGGACGAGGAGGGGCGCCCCCGCAGCGTGCAGGCGCTGCTCGATGCCGGCCTGCCGGCGCGCCTGGACGCCGCCGCTCTGGCCTGGCTGCAGGCCAGCGGCCTGCTGGACGCCACGCCGCAGCTGCGCGGCGAGCGCCTGCAGCTGAGCGATGGCCGCGAGCTGGCGGCCGACCTGGCCGACCCCTACACCCAGGCCGCCCTGCGCCCGCACCTGGGCCCGGCGCAGGGCGGGGTGCTGCTGCACGGCGGCTTCTTCCTCGGTCCCGCGGATTTCTACCAGCGCCTGCGCGACCTGGATGCCGAGCGGCGCGGGCGCTTCGCCATGACCGGCATCGGTTTCGTCAACCAGCTGTATGGCGAGGAGGCGCTCAAGCGCCTGCAGCGCCGCGATGCGCGCTTCGTCAACAGCGTCTTCGCCATGACCCTGCTCGGCGCCGGGGTGGCCGACCAGCTGGAGGACGGGCGGGTGCTCAGCGGGGTCGGCGGCCAGCACGACTTCGTCGTCCAGGCCCAGGCCCTGGAGGGCGCGCGCTCGATCCTGCTGCTGCGCAGTTGGCGCGAGTCGGCCGGGCGCCTGAGTTCCAACATCCTCTGGAGCTATGGCCACGTCACCATCCCACGCCACCTGCGCGACATCGTGGTGAGCGAGTACGGCATCGCCGACCTGCGCTGCAAGACCGACGCCGAGGTGATCGAGGCGCTGCTCGCCATCAGCGACTCGCGCTTCCAGCCCGAACTGATCGAGCAGGCGCAGCGGGTCGGCAAACTGCCGCGGGATTTTCGCCTCGATCCGCGTTTCGCCCACAACACGCCGGCGCGCCTGCAGGCCGTGCAGACAGGCTATCCGGAGTTGTTCGTCGAGTATCCGCTGGGCAGCGACTTCTGCCGCGAGGAGCGCGATCTGCTAAGGGCGCTGAACTGGCTGAAGGGCAAGTTCAAGCTCAGCGAGGCGCTGGAACTGGGCAAGGCCGCCCTGGAGGCGCCGCCGGCGGACGATTTCGCCCGTCACCTGGCGCGCATGGGCCTGGCCGAACCGGACGGCTGGCGCGAGGAGCTGTATCAGCGCCTGCTGCTGGCCGGCCTGCACGCGACTATTCCAGAAAGCTGACCGTGCCGCCGGCCAGGGAGCCGATGCGCGCCAGGGACTCGACCCGGTAGCCGCGGGCGTCGAGGTCGACGCGGCCGCTCTGGAAGGACTTCTCGATCACCACGCCGACCCCGGCGATGCTCGCCCCGGCCTGGCCGATCAGGTCGATCAGCGCCCGGGCCGCATGGCCGTTGGCGAGGAAGTCGTCGATCAGCAGCACATGGTCGGCGGCGCCCAGGTGCTTGGCCGAGATGGCGATGGTGCTCTCGGTCTGCTTGGTGAAGGAGAACACCTTGGAGGTCAGCAGGTCGTCCTTGAGCGTCAGGGACTGGTACTTGCGGGCGAAGATCACCGGCACGCCCAGCTCCAGGCCGGCCATCACCGCCGGGGCGATGCCGGAGGCCTCGATGGTGACGATCTTGCTGATGCCCTGACCGGCGAAGCGCCGGGCGAACTCATGGCCGATCTGCTGCATCAGCCGCGGGTCGATCTGGTGGTTGAGGAAGGCATCGACCTTGAGTACCTGGTCCGACAGCACGATGCCCTCTTCACGAATCTTCTGCTTCAGTGCTTCCACGCGGTGTCCCTCTCGGTTCTTCGTCTGGTCTCCGGTCTGTGCCGGAGTGCTCGATTGTGCCGCCGCTTCAGGCCTTTTTCAGCAGGGCGCGCATGTTGGCCAGCGCCGAGTTGCCGGTGGCGGCCTTGACCTCGGCGGGGGCGTCTTCCTGGCCTTCCCAGACCAGGTCTTCCGGCGGCAGTTCGTCGAGGAAGCGGCTCGGCGAGCACTCGACGATCTCGCCGTACTGTTTGCGTTTGGCGGCGAAGGTCAGGGTCAGGTTGCGCTTGGCCCGGGTGATGCCGACATAGGCCAGGCGCCGCTCTTCCTCGACGGTGTCGGCCTCGATGCTGGAGCGGTGCGGGAGGATGTCCTCCTCTACGCCGAGGATGTACACCGAGGGGTATTCCAGGCCCTTGGAGGCATGCAGGGTCATCATCTGCACGCCCTCGGCGCCTTCCTCCTCCTCCTGCTGGCGCTCGAGCATGTCGCGCAGTACCAGCTTGCCGATGGCGTCCTCGATGGTCATGTCGCCGTCCTCGTCGCGCTCCAGGGTGTTCTTCAACGCGTCGACGAGGAACCAGACGTTGCCCATGCGCGCGTCGGCGACCTTGTCGCTGGAGGCGTTCTGGCGCAGCCAGTTCTCGTAGTCGATGTCCATCACCATGCTGCGGATCGCGGCGATCGGATCGTTCTGCGCACACTGCTGGCGTACCCCGTCCATCCAGCGGGTGAAGCGCGCCAGGCGCTCGGTAAAGCGACTGTCGAGGTGCTCGCCGAGGCCGATTTCGCCGGCGGCGGCGTACATGCTGATCTTGCGCTCGGTGGCGTAGTTGCCGAGCTTCTCCAGGGTGGTGGAGCCGATCTCCCGGCGCGGCACGTTGATCACCCGCAAAAAGGCGTTGTCGTCGTCCGGGTTGACCAGCAGGCGGAAGTAGCTCATCAGGTCCTTCACCTCCTGGCGGGCGAAGAAGCTGGTGCCGCCGCTCAGGCGATAGGGGATCTGGTGGTGCTGCAATTTGAGCTCCATCAGCTTGGCCTGATAGTTGCCGCGGTAGAGGATGGCGAAGTCGCTGTAGGGCCGCTGGGTGCGCAGGTGCTCGGTGAGGATCTCCAGGGCCACCCGCTCGCACTCGGCGTCCTCGTTGCGGCAGCGGATCACGCGGATCTCGTCGCCCATGCCCATCTCGCTCCACAGCTGCTTCTCGAAGGCGTGGGGGTTGTTGGCGATCAGCACGTTGGCGCACTTGAGGATGCGGCTGGTGGAGCGGTAGTTCTGCTCCAGCATCACCACCTTCAGCGAGGGGTAGTCCTCCTTCAGCAGCATCAGGTTTTCCGGGCGGGCGCCGCGCCAGGCGTAGATCGACTGGTCGTCGTCGCCGACCACGGTGAACTGGTTGCGCATGCCCACCAGCAGCTTCACCAGCAGGTACTGGCTGGCGTTGGTGTCCTGGTATTCGTCGACCAGCAGGTAGCGGATGCGGTTCTGCCATTTTTCCAGGATGTCGGCGTGCTCCTGGAACAGCTTCACCGGCAGCAGGATCAGGTCGTCGAAGTCCACCGCGTTGTAGGCCTTGAGGGTGCGCTGGTAGTGCAGGTAGACGATGGCCGCGGTCTGCTCCTTGGGCCCGCGTGCCTCGGCCAGGGCCTGGTCGGGGAGGACCAGGTCGTTCTTCCAGCTGCCGATGTAGTTCTTGATCTCGTCGATGCCGTCGTCGCCGGCGTACTCCTTCTGCATGATGTCCGACAGCAGGGCCTTGATGTCGCCCTCGTCGAAGATCGAGAAGCCCGGCTTGTAGCCCAGCCGGGCGTATTCCTTGCGGATGATGTTCATGCCTAGGTTGTGGAAGGTCGACACCGTCAGGCCGCGGGCCTCGGCGCCCTTGAGCAGGGTGCCGACGCGCTCCTTCATCTCGCGGGCGGCCTTGTTGGTGAAGGTCATGGCGACGATGTGCTGGGCGCGGATGCCGCAGTTCTGCACCAGGTGGGCGATCTTGCGCGTGATCACGCTGGTCTTGCCGGAGCCGGCGCCGGCGAGCACCAGAAGCGGGCCGCCGACGTAGTTCACGGCTTCCTGTTGCCGGGGGTTCAGTCGGGACATGGGAGCGAGTCGGGGTCGGGGAAAAAGGCCGCAAATTCTATCAGCAATGCGCCCGCGGGCGCAGGCGCGCGGCAGGCAGCTGGTCGCCTGGGCGAATAATCGAGTAGATTTTGATGCTTTATTAGACGGGTGCAGCTATAAGTTAAAGTAACTTCTTAGGTTGTGTGCAGGGGAGGTTCCGTGTCCGGCCAAAGCGATTTCTGTCGACTGCTGGTCCTGGCGACGGAGCGCCATTGGGTGAAGATGCTCGATGCCTTGCTGGCCGAGCAGGAGGAGCCCGTCTGGCTGTGGGTCGCCAGCAGCTGGCAGGACGCCCGGCAACGCTACCCGAATTGCTCGCCCGACTTCGTCTTCAGCACTCCGCAGTGTCGGCCGGGGGGCGATCAATGTCCACTGTTGCCGATCCTGCTGCTCGAACACGCGCCACTGGAGGCGCCGCCCGGTGTCCAGGACTGGCTGGCCCGTGACAGTCTCAACGCCGAGGTGCTGCGCCGCTGCCTGGAGTACAGCCGACAGCGGCAGTCCTGGCAAGCTTTGATCGAGCGCGATTCGCTCACCGGGGTGGTCAATCGCCAGGCCTTCCAGAGCCAGCTGCACAGGCGCCTGCAGCACAACCGCGGCCGCGGGTTGTTGCTCGGCTATCTGGATCTGGATAACTTCAAGCACGCCAACGACAGCCTCGGCCAGCGCGCCGGGGATCAGCTGATCCAGCAGGTGGTCCAACGCCTTGAAGGCGTGCTCACTCCCCAGGACTGTCTGGCCCGCCTGGGCGGTGATGAATTCGCCCTGCTGCTGGATGTCAGCCAGTCCAGTGCTCGGGTCGAGCCTACGGCCCAGGCCTTGATGCAGGCCCTGGCCGAACCCTACTGGGTCCAGGGCGAGAGCCTGACCCTGGGCTGCAGCCTGGGGCTGGCCTACGGCCGCGCCGGCGAGGATGCCGATCGTCTGCTGCTGCATGCCCATACGGCCATGCAGCAGGCCAAGCATCAGGACGGATGCAGTTATCAGCTGTACGACGAGCGTATCTCCAGCCAGGCGCGGCGCCTAGCCGACGTCGAGTCGGAGCTGCGCCGGGCGCTGCGCCGCGACGAGCTGGAGCTGCATTACCAGCCGCGCCAGGATCTGGTCGGTGGCGCGATAGTGGGGGTGGAGGCGCTGATCCGCTGGCGTCACCCTCAGCGCGGCCTGCTCTATCCTCAGGACTTCATCCCGCTGGCCGAGCAAAGCGGGCTGATCGTGCCGCTCGGCTACTGGGTGGTGGATCGCGCCCTGCGCGACCTGCGCTGGCTGGCCGAGCGCGACCTGCTGCTGAACCTGGCGATCAACCTGTCCTTCAGCCAGTTTCAGGACAGCCAGCTGCTGCCCACGGTCCGCCGGCTGATCGAGAACTGCGGGGTGGAAGGGCGCTGGCTGGAGTTCGAACTGACGGAAACGGCGATGATGCGCCGCAGCGACTACGTGCTCGACACCATGAGCAGCCTCGGCGAGCTGGGCGTGCGCTTTTCCCTGGACGACTTCGGCACCGGCTTCTCGTCCTTCGTGCACCTGGCCAGCCTGCCGATTTCCCTGCTGAAGCTGGACCGCAGCTTCGTCTCGGGCATGGCGGTGCGTCCGGATCAGTCCAGGCTGGTCGGGGCGATGATCGGCCTGGCGCGCAACCTGGGCCTGGAGGTGGTCGCCGAAGGGGTGGAGAGCGAAGCCGAGCTGACGCTGCTGCAGCAATTCGGCTGCGACCAGGGCCAGGGCTACCTGATCAGCAAGGCATTGCCGCTGCCCGAGTTGCAGCGTTTCCTGCAGGGCCAGCCGCAGCGCCAGGAGCCCCTGCTGAGCCTGTCCCTGGGGTGAGTGCTGGCGGCGTTCGGCCCCCGGCCGAAGGTCGAGTCCTGTCCCGGACATGATCTCGCTCACAGCTTCCCCTCATGCCGCTGGTCGGAAATCTCGGCGTTGATTAGTGTGTCGCGCGTTCCAAATCCCCCGCGCGCGCTTGCGCCCGGGCGGCACGGATGGAACGGCGTGCCCAGCCGGCGCGCCCGCGGGCGGCAGCGCCGCCGGTCTTCATGTCCAGCCAAGGAAGTCGAGTGGCCGCCTCAGCCGAACCCCTGCGTTTATTCCTGCTGACCGAGTCGGTGCAATGGGGCGAGCGGCTGCGCGCGCAGCTGCACGTCCTCGGCGGCGCTCAGAACCTGATCACCGTCCCCTCCTGGGCGGCGGCCAGCACGCTGTTCGAGGAGGCTTCCCCGGCTCTGTTGCTGTGCACCCCGGAGCAGCTGTCGGCAGAGGCCGGCTGCAGCCTGCCGGTGGTGCTGTTGCTCGAGCAGGAGCCCGAGCCCGGGCAGTTGCCCGCCGGCATCAGCGACTGGCTGGTCGCCGATGCCTTCAGCGCGGACGCCTTGCGCCGCTGCCTGCGCTATGCCGGCGAGCGCCGGGGCTGGCAGGCTGCCCTGCAACGCCTGGCCGAGCAGGATGCGCTGACCGGGGTGGCCAACCGCCAGGGCTTTCAGACCCTGCTGGCGGCGCGCCTGGACGAGGCAGGGGGCACAGGCCTGACCCTGGGGCACCTGGATCTGGACAACTTCCGCAGCGTCAACGAGGCCCTCGGCCATCGGGCCGGGGACCGTCTGATCCTGCAGGCGGTGGCGCGCTTGAGGGCACAGCTGCAGGCCGGCGATCAGCTGGCGCGGCTGGGCAGCGACGAGTTCGCCCTGTTGCTGGACAGCCGCGGCGGTATGCAGCGCATCGAACGCCTGGCCGAGCGTCTCAGCGAAACCCTGGCCGAGCCCTACTGGGTCGAGGGCGAGAGCCTGCTGCTCGGCTGCAGCCTGGGACTGGCCCAGGGCCACGCCGGCAGTAGCGCCGATGAGCTGATGTGGCACGCGCATATCGCCATGCAGCAGGCCAAGAGCCAGCAGGGCTGCACCTACCACCTCTATGACGAGCGCAGCCACTGTGGCGCGCGCAGCCAGGCCGAGCGCGAGGGCGAGCTGCGCCGGGCCCT contains the following coding sequences:
- a CDS encoding putative bifunctional diguanylate cyclase/phosphodiesterase, coding for MLDALLAEQEEPVWLWVASSWQDARQRYPNCSPDFVFSTPQCRPGGDQCPLLPILLLEHAPLEAPPGVQDWLARDSLNAEVLRRCLEYSRQRQSWQALIERDSLTGVVNRQAFQSQLHRRLQHNRGRGLLLGYLDLDNFKHANDSLGQRAGDQLIQQVVQRLEGVLTPQDCLARLGGDEFALLLDVSQSSARVEPTAQALMQALAEPYWVQGESLTLGCSLGLAYGRAGEDADRLLLHAHTAMQQAKHQDGCSYQLYDERISSQARRLADVESELRRALRRDELELHYQPRQDLVGGAIVGVEALIRWRHPQRGLLYPQDFIPLAEQSGLIVPLGYWVVDRALRDLRWLAERDLLLNLAINLSFSQFQDSQLLPTVRRLIENCGVEGRWLEFELTETAMMRRSDYVLDTMSSLGELGVRFSLDDFGTGFSSFVHLASLPISLLKLDRSFVSGMAVRPDQSRLVGAMIGLARNLGLEVVAEGVESEAELTLLQQFGCDQGQGYLISKALPLPELQRFLQGQPQRQEPLLSLSLG
- a CDS encoding putative bifunctional diguanylate cyclase/phosphodiesterase translates to MAASAEPLRLFLLTESVQWGERLRAQLHVLGGAQNLITVPSWAAASTLFEEASPALLLCTPEQLSAEAGCSLPVVLLLEQEPEPGQLPAGISDWLVADAFSADALRRCLRYAGERRGWQAALQRLAEQDALTGVANRQGFQTLLAARLDEAGGTGLTLGHLDLDNFRSVNEALGHRAGDRLILQAVARLRAQLQAGDQLARLGSDEFALLLDSRGGMQRIERLAERLSETLAEPYWVEGESLLLGCSLGLAQGHAGSSADELMWHAHIAMQQAKSQQGCTYHLYDERSHCGARSQAEREGELRRALRRDELELHYQPRLCLRSGRIVGLEALVRWRHAERGLLAPGEFVPLAEESGLIVPLGYWVIARALRDMQWLRGRGLPALHMAVNLSFRQFQDGQLLATLQRLIEERGVEAQWLEFELTETAVMRRSDYVLDTMSRLGELGVRFSLDDFGTGFSSFVHLNNLPITLLKIDRSFVAGMTGRAENRQLVRAMINLAHNLDLEVVAEGVETPEQQALLRQFGCDQVQGYLISKALPLNELVRFLVFGQRQVLLGKPIA
- the rep gene encoding DNA helicase Rep, which translates into the protein MSRLNPRQQEAVNYVGGPLLVLAGAGSGKTSVITRKIAHLVQNCGIRAQHIVAMTFTNKAAREMKERVGTLLKGAEARGLTVSTFHNLGMNIIRKEYARLGYKPGFSIFDEGDIKALLSDIMQKEYAGDDGIDEIKNYIGSWKNDLVLPDQALAEARGPKEQTAAIVYLHYQRTLKAYNAVDFDDLILLPVKLFQEHADILEKWQNRIRYLLVDEYQDTNASQYLLVKLLVGMRNQFTVVGDDDQSIYAWRGARPENLMLLKEDYPSLKVVMLEQNYRSTSRILKCANVLIANNPHAFEKQLWSEMGMGDEIRVIRCRNEDAECERVALEILTEHLRTQRPYSDFAILYRGNYQAKLMELKLQHHQIPYRLSGGTSFFARQEVKDLMSYFRLLVNPDDDNAFLRVINVPRREIGSTTLEKLGNYATERKISMYAAAGEIGLGEHLDSRFTERLARFTRWMDGVRQQCAQNDPIAAIRSMVMDIDYENWLRQNASSDKVADARMGNVWFLVDALKNTLERDEDGDMTIEDAIGKLVLRDMLERQQEEEEGAEGVQMMTLHASKGLEYPSVYILGVEEDILPHRSSIEADTVEEERRLAYVGITRAKRNLTLTFAAKRKQYGEIVECSPSRFLDELPPEDLVWEGQEDAPAEVKAATGNSALANMRALLKKA